In Thalassotalea sp. Sam97, a single window of DNA contains:
- a CDS encoding FAD:protein FMN transferase, with amino-acid sequence MRAFIQNIVLATMLLMLLACSEAPEQAKLQELQLSGRTMGPIVYTVKLVANKQQLEDTQVAEQVDQLLKKINGQMSTYDPNSELSAFNQYRGFEARSVSPELHKVLAESIRLAEITQGALDVTVGPLVNLWSFGPEKRPERVPSDELIVSTKQHIGIEKVQLNNAMLAKTDAQVYVDLSAIAKGFAVDMVADFLEEQGYHSYLVDIGGEMRLKGQKFNDKDWRIAVEKPISGTRAVQKVIIPGDNAVATSGDYRNYFEDNGVRYSHTIDPATGWPINHKLVSVTVVHPSAMTADGLATAIEVMGPEKGLAFAQKHQFAVYLITKDGDDFIETMSDTFKQYLAE; translated from the coding sequence ATGCGCGCATTCATTCAAAATATTGTCTTAGCAACGATGCTGTTAATGCTTCTGGCTTGCTCCGAAGCACCCGAGCAGGCTAAGTTGCAAGAATTGCAGCTATCAGGTCGAACCATGGGGCCTATTGTTTATACGGTTAAGCTCGTCGCCAATAAACAACAGCTTGAAGACACACAAGTTGCAGAGCAGGTTGATCAGTTATTAAAGAAAATTAATGGCCAAATGTCGACTTATGATCCTAATTCGGAGTTATCGGCATTTAATCAATATCGTGGTTTTGAAGCGCGTTCAGTATCACCAGAGTTACATAAAGTGTTAGCCGAGTCGATTAGGCTAGCAGAGATTACTCAGGGCGCGCTAGATGTTACCGTTGGCCCATTGGTTAATTTATGGAGCTTTGGCCCTGAGAAGCGCCCTGAGCGCGTGCCAAGCGATGAGTTAATTGTTAGCACTAAGCAACATATTGGCATTGAGAAAGTTCAATTGAATAACGCTATGCTGGCAAAAACTGATGCGCAGGTTTATGTTGATTTATCGGCAATCGCCAAAGGTTTTGCAGTAGACATGGTTGCCGATTTTCTCGAAGAACAAGGATATCATAGCTATCTGGTTGATATTGGCGGTGAAATGCGCCTTAAAGGACAAAAGTTTAACGATAAAGACTGGCGTATTGCGGTTGAAAAGCCAATTTCTGGGACAAGGGCGGTACAAAAGGTTATAATCCCGGGCGATAATGCCGTGGCAACTTCCGGCGATTATCGTAACTATTTTGAAGACAATGGTGTGCGTTATTCTCACACCATCGATCCTGCAACTGGCTGGCCGATTAACCATAAATTGGTTTCGGTGACGGTGGTACATCCATCGGCGATGACTGCTGATGGTTTAGCAACAGCCATTGAAGTTATGGGCCCGGAAAAAGGCTTAGCTTTTGCCCAAAAGCACCAATTTGCGGTTTACTTAATTACGAAAGACGGTGACGATTTTATCGAAACCATGAGTGATACGTTTAAGCAGTATCTGGCTGAATAA
- a CDS encoding CAP domain-containing protein, with amino-acid sequence MLMISTAVAEQLPRCGNSESAARLFALVVDDSEQRRKVIRCNNTLTLLAEQKAAKMADFGLVAHNLGGSPNVYLRENGYELPSYYGNTFNSNQVEAIAGGYSSAAEVWQAFKRSSQHRQHLLGEHPLYLEQDEIGVAFVKDVSAPHVEYWVVYLTKSGVSNNNDEQAADSTSQQSFKNSDSIPNKNIAILTQ; translated from the coding sequence ATGCTAATGATATCAACGGCAGTGGCTGAGCAGTTGCCACGTTGCGGTAACAGTGAATCAGCGGCACGCCTGTTTGCCCTTGTTGTGGATGATTCAGAGCAGCGGAGAAAGGTGATTCGTTGCAATAATACCCTAACCCTACTAGCTGAGCAGAAAGCCGCTAAAATGGCGGATTTTGGCCTCGTTGCCCATAACTTAGGTGGAAGTCCTAACGTATATTTACGAGAGAACGGTTATGAGTTGCCGAGTTATTATGGTAATACATTTAACAGTAACCAAGTTGAAGCTATTGCAGGAGGCTACAGCTCAGCTGCTGAAGTATGGCAAGCATTTAAGCGCTCAAGTCAGCATCGTCAGCATCTATTGGGGGAGCATCCGTTGTACCTTGAGCAAGATGAAATAGGTGTCGCCTTTGTTAAAGATGTTAGCGCCCCTCATGTCGAATATTGGGTGGTGTATTTAACTAAATCAGGTGTCTCAAACAATAATGATGAGCAAGCGGCTGATAGCACATCGCAACAGTCTTTCAAAAATAGTGACTCAATACCCAATAAAAATATCGCTATTTTGACTCAATAA
- a CDS encoding Na(+)-translocating NADH-quinone reductase subunit C, producing MSNKKETFGKTVGFVVAVCLVCAALVSISAVQLKPLQTANKLLDKQTKILEAAGLLDTAGKDIVGTYNKYVEAKMIDVATGEYVEGNPEMFDERRDARDNALSSKPENDIAGINRRADSQVVYLVKNDAGTVESVILPIVGSGLWDLMYGFIGLDTDLNTVKSVVYSDHKETPGLGAEVMNPKWKALWPGKKLFDENGDIAIRLVKGGAKAGDIHGVDGLSGATLTSVGVEKTIHFWLGDEGYGPYIAKTREKGLN from the coding sequence GTGTCTAATAAAAAAGAAACTTTTGGCAAAACCGTTGGCTTTGTTGTTGCAGTATGTTTGGTTTGTGCTGCGTTAGTATCGATCTCTGCGGTACAGCTAAAACCACTACAAACAGCCAATAAGCTACTTGATAAGCAAACTAAAATCTTAGAAGCTGCTGGTCTACTAGACACTGCTGGTAAAGATATCGTTGGTACATACAACAAATACGTTGAAGCGAAAATGATTGACGTTGCAACGGGTGAGTATGTTGAAGGTAATCCAGAAATGTTCGACGAGCGTCGTGATGCTCGTGATAATGCATTATCTTCAAAGCCTGAAAACGATATCGCTGGTATCAACCGTCGTGCTGACTCACAAGTTGTGTACTTAGTGAAAAACGATGCGGGTACTGTTGAGAGCGTTATTTTACCAATCGTTGGTTCTGGTCTTTGGGATCTTATGTACGGTTTCATTGGTTTAGATACAGACCTTAACACCGTTAAATCTGTTGTTTACTCTGACCACAAAGAAACTCCGGGCCTAGGTGCGGAAGTTATGAATCCTAAGTGGAAGGCGCTATGGCCAGGTAAAAAGCTGTTTGATGAAAACGGTGACATTGCTATCCGTTTAGTTAAAGGCGGCGCAAAAGCGGGCGACATCCATGGTGTTGACGGCTTATCTGGTGCTACTTTGACCAGTGTTGGCGTAGAGAAAACAATCCATTTCTGGTTAGGCGATGAAGGCTACGGCCCATACATTGCTAAAACTCGCGAAAAGGGGCTTAACTAA
- a CDS encoding NADH:ubiquinone reductase (Na(+)-transporting) subunit B encodes MGLKKFIEDIEPHFEKGGKHEKWFALYEAIATGLFTPGYVTKGKTHIRDSIDLKRIMITVWLAVFPAMFFGMFNIGHQAAEALAAGYALADTWQVSLFSMFGAELTAQSGWFVKMLYGACFFLPIYLTVFIVGGFWEVMFAAVRKHEVNEGFFVTSILFALILPATIPLWQAALGITFGVVIAKEIFGGTGKNFLNPALAGRAFLFFAYPAEISGDQVWVAVDGFSGATALAAAAVGTFEYAPIFSQDWLNAFYGFIPGSVGEVSTLAIFIGGAYILYKGIASWRIVLSVFAGMVATAFLFNAIGSDTNAMFAMPWYWHLVLGGFAFGMMFMATDPVTMSFTNTGKYFFGALVGIMVVLIRVVNPAFPEGMMLAILFANLFAPLFDYFVVQSNIKRRLARV; translated from the coding sequence ATGGGCTTGAAAAAGTTTATTGAAGACATCGAGCCGCATTTTGAAAAAGGCGGCAAACACGAGAAGTGGTTCGCTTTATACGAAGCCATTGCTACGGGTTTATTTACCCCTGGTTACGTAACCAAAGGTAAAACTCACATTCGTGACAGCATCGACTTAAAACGTATCATGATCACTGTATGGTTAGCGGTTTTCCCTGCCATGTTCTTTGGTATGTTCAACATCGGTCATCAAGCGGCTGAAGCATTAGCGGCTGGTTACGCATTAGCTGATACTTGGCAGGTGAGTCTGTTCAGCATGTTTGGTGCAGAGTTAACCGCGCAATCGGGCTGGTTCGTTAAGATGCTTTACGGTGCGTGTTTCTTCCTACCTATCTACCTGACAGTATTCATTGTTGGTGGTTTCTGGGAAGTAATGTTTGCTGCAGTGCGCAAGCACGAAGTTAACGAAGGTTTCTTCGTAACCTCAATCTTATTTGCGCTAATTTTACCGGCAACCATTCCATTATGGCAGGCAGCCCTAGGTATTACCTTCGGTGTGGTTATCGCTAAGGAAATCTTTGGTGGTACGGGTAAAAACTTCTTAAACCCGGCGCTTGCTGGTCGTGCGTTCTTATTCTTCGCATACCCTGCAGAAATCTCTGGTGACCAAGTATGGGTTGCTGTTGACGGTTTCTCTGGTGCAACCGCTCTTGCGGCAGCTGCTGTAGGTACGTTTGAGTATGCACCTATCTTCTCACAAGATTGGTTAAACGCATTCTACGGTTTCATTCCAGGTTCAGTTGGTGAAGTATCTACCTTAGCAATCTTCATTGGTGGTGCATACATCTTGTACAAAGGTATTGCTTCATGGCGTATCGTATTGTCAGTGTTTGCTGGTATGGTAGCAACGGCGTTCTTATTTAACGCTATTGGCTCAGATACTAATGCTATGTTCGCTATGCCATGGTACTGGCACTTAGTATTAGGCGGCTTTGCTTTTGGTATGATGTTCATGGCGACCGACCCGGTAACTATGTCATTTACTAACACTGGTAAATACTTCTTCGGTGCCCTTGTTGGTATCATGGTGGTTCTAATCCGTGTAGTTAACCCAGCATTCCCTGAAGGTATGATGTTAGCAATCTTATTCGCTAACTTATTCGCACCGCTATTTGACTACTTCGTGGTTCAGTCAAACATCAAACGGAGACTTGCACGTGTCTAA
- the nqrF gene encoding NADH:ubiquinone reductase (Na(+)-transporting) subunit F, whose amino-acid sequence MQEIILGVGMFTAIVVALVLVILFAKSKLVAEGDVTISINGDPEKAVTTAAGGKLLGALADQGIFIPSACGGGGTCGQCRVHVHSGGGDILPTEQGHITKREAKEGCRLSCQVAVKQDMDIEIEDEIFGVQQWECEVISNDNKATFIKELKLKIPDGEVVPFRAGGYIQIEAPAHHVKYSEFDIPEEYRPDWNHFGFFDVESKVDTDTLRAYSMANYPEEEGIIMLNVRIATPPPGRLHLPAGKMSSYIWSLKAGDKVTISGPFGEFFAKDTDAEMVFVGGGAGMAPMRSHIFDQLKRLQSKRKISFWYGARSKREMFYVEDFDGLAAENDNFQWHVALSDPQPEDNWEGYTGFIHNVLYENYLKNHEAPEDCEFYMCGPPMMNAAVIGMLKDLGVEDENILLDDFGG is encoded by the coding sequence ATGCAAGAAATTATTCTAGGCGTAGGTATGTTCACCGCTATCGTTGTCGCTTTGGTATTGGTAATCCTATTTGCCAAGTCGAAGTTGGTAGCAGAAGGCGATGTAACAATATCAATTAATGGCGACCCTGAAAAAGCAGTAACGACTGCTGCAGGTGGCAAATTACTTGGCGCATTAGCTGACCAAGGTATTTTCATACCGTCTGCCTGTGGTGGTGGTGGTACTTGTGGCCAGTGTCGTGTACACGTTCATTCTGGTGGTGGTGATATTCTACCAACCGAGCAAGGTCATATCACTAAGCGTGAAGCGAAAGAAGGCTGTCGTTTATCATGTCAAGTTGCTGTTAAGCAGGACATGGATATCGAAATCGAAGATGAAATCTTCGGTGTTCAGCAATGGGAATGTGAAGTTATCTCTAATGATAACAAAGCAACATTCATTAAAGAACTTAAGCTTAAGATCCCTGACGGTGAAGTGGTACCATTCCGTGCTGGTGGTTACATTCAAATTGAAGCTCCTGCGCACCACGTTAAATACTCAGAGTTCGATATTCCTGAAGAATACCGTCCTGACTGGAACCACTTTGGTTTCTTCGACGTAGAGTCAAAGGTAGACACAGATACGTTACGTGCTTACTCAATGGCTAACTACCCAGAAGAAGAAGGCATCATCATGCTAAACGTTCGTATCGCGACACCGCCTCCGGGACGTTTACATTTACCTGCTGGTAAAATGTCTTCTTACATCTGGAGCCTTAAGGCTGGCGATAAAGTGACGATTTCTGGTCCATTTGGTGAGTTCTTCGCTAAAGATACAGATGCAGAAATGGTATTCGTTGGTGGTGGTGCTGGTATGGCGCCAATGCGTTCGCACATCTTCGATCAGCTTAAGCGTCTTCAATCTAAGCGTAAGATTTCGTTCTGGTACGGTGCTCGTTCTAAGCGTGAAATGTTCTACGTAGAAGATTTCGACGGCCTAGCAGCAGAAAACGACAACTTCCAGTGGCATGTAGCTCTTTCAGATCCTCAACCAGAGGACAACTGGGAAGGTTACACAGGTTTCATCCACAATGTATTGTATGAAAACTACCTGAAAAACCACGAAGCACCAGAAGATTGTGAATTCTACATGTGTGGGCCGCCAATGATGAACGCGGCTGTTATCGGCATGTTGAAAGACTTGGGTGTTGAAGATGAAAACATCCTACTAGATGACTTCGGTGGTTAA
- a CDS encoding Na(+)-translocating NADH-quinone reductase subunit A has translation MITIKKGLDIPVNGAPQQVIHDGSAIKTVAALGEEFVGMRPTMFVRAGDSVKKGQVLFEDKKNPGVKFTSPVAGVVKEINRGEKRVLQSVVIEINGDEEETFAAYGAEQLASLSRDDVEANLVNSGLWTAIRTRPFSKSPMLGSVAADIFVSAMDTNPLAADPQVVIAEQKQAFEHGLTVLSRLTEGKVFVSKAPGADIPAGNAVVNEFAGKHPAGLVGTHIHFLSPASANKTVWHVGYQDVIAIGTLFTTGKLDSNRVVALAGPAVKEPRLVRTILGTSTNELTAGQLVDGEVRVISGSPLQGQAASGVHAYLGRFHVQVAALLEGREKEFIGYMYPGPNKFSVTRAYMAHFFKSKLFNMTTTTNGSSRAMVPIGNYERVMPLDILPTMLLRDLAAKDTDSAQQLGALELDEEDLALCTFVCPGKTDYGVLLRDVLTTIEKEG, from the coding sequence ATGATTACAATAAAAAAAGGTCTGGATATCCCTGTAAACGGGGCTCCCCAGCAAGTAATCCATGATGGTTCGGCCATCAAAACCGTTGCGGCATTAGGCGAAGAGTTTGTGGGTATGCGCCCAACCATGTTCGTAAGAGCTGGTGATAGCGTTAAAAAAGGTCAAGTTCTTTTTGAAGACAAAAAGAATCCTGGCGTTAAATTCACATCTCCAGTTGCCGGTGTTGTTAAAGAAATCAACCGTGGTGAAAAGCGTGTTTTGCAATCTGTTGTTATTGAAATCAATGGCGACGAAGAAGAAACATTTGCTGCATACGGTGCTGAGCAATTAGCATCTTTGTCACGCGACGATGTTGAAGCAAACCTAGTTAATTCTGGTTTGTGGACAGCTATCCGTACGCGTCCATTCAGCAAATCACCAATGCTAGGTTCAGTCGCTGCTGATATTTTTGTTAGTGCGATGGATACCAACCCATTGGCTGCTGATCCGCAAGTTGTTATTGCAGAGCAAAAACAAGCGTTTGAACACGGCTTAACGGTACTTTCTCGTCTTACTGAAGGTAAGGTTTTTGTATCAAAAGCACCTGGTGCGGATATTCCTGCGGGTAACGCAGTAGTAAACGAATTCGCTGGTAAACACCCTGCGGGTTTAGTGGGTACTCACATCCACTTCTTGTCACCGGCTTCGGCTAACAAAACTGTTTGGCACGTAGGCTACCAAGACGTTATCGCTATCGGTACGCTATTTACCACAGGTAAACTTGATTCTAACCGAGTTGTTGCCTTAGCGGGCCCTGCGGTTAAAGAACCTCGTTTAGTTCGCACAATTTTAGGTACAAGCACCAACGAACTTACTGCTGGTCAGTTGGTTGATGGTGAAGTACGTGTAATTTCTGGTTCTCCATTACAAGGTCAAGCGGCGTCAGGTGTTCATGCCTACTTAGGTCGTTTCCACGTTCAGGTTGCTGCGCTTCTTGAAGGTCGTGAAAAAGAGTTCATCGGTTACATGTACCCAGGCCCGAACAAATTCTCTGTTACTCGCGCCTACATGGCACACTTCTTCAAGAGCAAGTTGTTCAACATGACAACGACCACTAACGGCTCATCTCGTGCAATGGTACCAATCGGTAACTACGAGCGCGTTATGCCATTAGATATCTTACCAACCATGTTACTACGTGATCTTGCTGCCAAAGACACAGACAGTGCTCAACAGCTTGGTGCACTTGAGTTAGATGAAGAAGATTTAGCATTATGTACCTTCGTATGTCCTGGTAAAACGGATTACGGTGTATTGTTGCGTGACGTGTTAACCACCATTGAGAAGGAAGGTTAG
- the nqrE gene encoding NADH:ubiquinone reductase (Na(+)-transporting) subunit E: MEHYISLFIKTIFIENIALSFFLGMCTFLAVSKKVSTAIGLGVAVVVVLGIAVPANQIIYQAILAPGALDGVLGITDPAESVDLSFLSFITFIGVIAALVQILEMVLDKFFPPLYNALGIFLPLITVNCAIFGSVSFMVAKNLTLGESVVYGIGSGIGWALAIVLLAGIREKMKYSDVPDGLKGLGITFITTGLMAFGFLSFGGISL, encoded by the coding sequence ATGGAACATTACATTAGCTTATTTATTAAAACGATTTTTATCGAAAACATCGCCCTAAGCTTCTTCTTAGGTATGTGTACTTTCCTTGCGGTATCAAAGAAAGTTAGCACAGCTATAGGTCTTGGTGTTGCGGTAGTTGTGGTTTTAGGTATCGCGGTACCTGCTAACCAAATCATCTACCAAGCGATTTTGGCACCAGGTGCGCTTGATGGCGTATTAGGTATCACAGATCCTGCTGAGTCGGTTGACTTATCATTCTTGTCGTTCATCACTTTTATCGGTGTTATCGCGGCATTAGTACAAATCCTTGAGATGGTACTAGATAAGTTCTTCCCACCGTTATATAACGCGTTAGGTATCTTCTTACCACTGATCACCGTTAACTGTGCGATCTTTGGTTCGGTATCGTTCATGGTTGCTAAAAACCTAACGTTAGGCGAGTCAGTAGTATACGGTATTGGTTCAGGTATCGGTTGGGCATTAGCTATCGTTCTTCTTGCGGGTATTCGTGAGAAGATGAAGTACTCTGATGTACCTGATGGCTTGAAAGGTTTGGGCATTACGTTTATCACGACTGGTTTGATGGCTTTTGGCTTCTTATCATTCGGTGGTATTTCGTTATAA
- the nqrM gene encoding (Na+)-NQR maturation NqrM — protein sequence MTLFLLTFGFFMVIVVAMAIGYILQKKTLAGSCGGLGSIGIDKACNCDNPCEKRKERERKAALKENAIDIKNI from the coding sequence ATGACCTTATTTTTATTAACATTCGGCTTTTTCATGGTTATCGTTGTCGCGATGGCTATTGGTTATATTTTGCAGAAGAAAACCTTAGCAGGTAGCTGTGGTGGTTTAGGCTCTATCGGTATCGATAAGGCCTGTAACTGTGATAACCCCTGTGAGAAACGTAAAGAGCGTGAACGCAAAGCAGCGTTGAAAGAAAACGCCATAGATATTAAAAATATCTAA
- a CDS encoding AbgT family transporter — MSNEALGNLHNSEKKSSAFNKFLAGVEWLGNCLPHPITLFALFCLFIITVSGIASLFDLSVIDPRPEGTPGRAADGVISVVNLFSAEGLQKIVANLVTNFTGFAPLGTVLVALLGVAIAEKSGLLETAMRTLVMGSSKKMVTFTIVFAGIVSNTASELGYVVLIPLAAMIFHSLGRHPLAGLAAAFAGVSGGYSANLLLGTVDPLLAGITSAAAQLIEPGYNVGPEANYYFMFISVFLISAVGTFVTEKIVEPRLGQYNPDEASIDLNAQKIEDVTDKERKALKMAGLTFIALCGVLALTIVPEWGILRHPETGEVKNSPFLKGIVAFIFVTFAIPGYVYGRFAGTMRTDRDVIKAMSDNMNTMGMYIVLVFFAAQFVALFKWSNLGTILAIKGSQLIQAMGLAGPELFIIFIMMCGFINLMLGSASAQWAVTAPIFVPMLMLVGYSPEVIQAAYRIGDSVTNLITPMMSYFGLILAVAVRYKKDLGIGTLIATMLPYTIFFIIGWSTLFYLWVFLFGMPVGPGAPTFYPAG, encoded by the coding sequence ATGTCTAATGAAGCACTAGGTAATTTGCATAATTCTGAAAAGAAATCATCTGCATTTAATAAATTTTTAGCTGGCGTAGAGTGGCTTGGTAACTGTTTACCACATCCAATCACCCTGTTTGCCTTATTTTGTCTTTTCATTATTACAGTCAGTGGTATTGCCAGTTTATTTGATCTTAGCGTTATCGATCCTCGACCTGAGGGTACACCTGGCCGCGCTGCCGATGGTGTGATCAGCGTTGTAAACTTATTCAGTGCTGAAGGCTTACAAAAAATCGTAGCCAACTTAGTCACTAACTTTACCGGATTTGCACCGCTAGGAACGGTATTGGTTGCTTTGCTTGGTGTTGCCATCGCTGAAAAATCAGGCTTACTTGAAACCGCGATGCGCACGTTAGTTATGGGCTCATCGAAAAAGATGGTAACCTTTACGATTGTCTTTGCTGGTATTGTTTCAAATACAGCCTCAGAGCTTGGTTACGTAGTACTAATTCCATTAGCAGCAATGATTTTCCACTCCCTAGGGCGTCACCCGTTAGCGGGTCTTGCTGCTGCTTTTGCAGGTGTTTCTGGCGGTTACAGCGCTAATTTACTGTTAGGTACAGTAGACCCGTTGCTTGCAGGCATCACCAGTGCTGCAGCACAACTGATCGAACCGGGTTACAATGTCGGTCCTGAAGCCAACTATTACTTTATGTTTATTTCGGTATTTTTGATCTCCGCTGTAGGTACCTTTGTTACCGAAAAAATTGTCGAACCGCGTTTAGGTCAATATAACCCAGATGAAGCATCAATCGACCTTAATGCGCAAAAGATTGAAGATGTAACCGATAAAGAGCGTAAAGCGCTCAAAATGGCCGGTTTAACCTTTATCGCCTTATGTGGTGTTTTAGCATTAACCATCGTCCCTGAATGGGGTATTTTGCGTCACCCTGAAACAGGCGAAGTGAAAAACTCACCATTCTTAAAAGGTATTGTTGCCTTTATTTTCGTCACCTTTGCTATTCCAGGTTACGTATATGGCCGCTTTGCCGGCACCATGCGCACCGACCGCGACGTGATAAAAGCTATGAGCGACAACATGAATACCATGGGTATGTACATCGTGTTGGTGTTCTTTGCTGCGCAATTTGTCGCTTTATTTAAGTGGTCAAACTTAGGCACTATCTTAGCGATTAAAGGCTCTCAATTAATTCAAGCAATGGGACTGGCCGGTCCAGAGCTGTTTATTATCTTCATCATGATGTGCGGCTTTATCAACCTAATGTTAGGTAGTGCTTCTGCGCAATGGGCAGTCACTGCACCAATTTTTGTCCCAATGCTAATGCTGGTAGGTTATTCACCAGAAGTGATTCAAGCCGCTTACCGAATTGGCGACTCTGTAACAAACCTTATCACGCCAATGATGAGCTATTTTGGTTTGATCCTAGCAGTAGCGGTTCGTTACAAGAAAGATCTTGGCATTGGTACCTTAATCGCGACAATGTTGCCTTACACCATATTCTTTATCATCGGTTGGTCGACACTTTTCTACTTATGGGTATTTTTGTTTGGCATGCCTGTAGGCCCAGGTGCACCAACCTTCTATCCAGCAGGTTAG
- the fabV gene encoding enoyl-ACP reductase FabV: protein MVIKPKVRGFICTNAHPVGCAQHVQEQIDYVKSQPQANNMPKKVLVIGASTGYGLASRITAAFGGGASTLGIFFEKEPTEKRTASAGWYNTAAFEKAATAEGLYAKHINGDAFSNELKEKTIETIKQDLGQVDLVVYSLAAPRRTDPVTGEVHASALKPIGSGFTTKSLNTSKRIIEEVAVEPANEEEIAGTIKVMGGEDWELWMNALKDAGVLADGCKTVAYTYIGKQLTWPLYGKATIGRAKEDLDRAASEIRSVTADLNGEAFVTSLNAVVTQASSAIPIMPLYISGLFKVMKQDGTHENPIQQIQGLFRDNLYSASRDLDEHNRIMQNLKELEDDVQNRVQQIWDSVDTDSIDELTDYVGYNHEFMKLFGFEVDGVDYDADVSPLAPINNLV, encoded by the coding sequence ATGGTTATCAAGCCGAAGGTACGTGGTTTTATCTGTACCAATGCTCATCCAGTTGGTTGTGCACAGCACGTTCAAGAACAAATCGATTACGTAAAATCTCAACCACAAGCCAACAACATGCCGAAAAAGGTATTAGTTATCGGTGCCTCAACGGGCTATGGTTTAGCATCACGTATTACCGCTGCCTTTGGTGGTGGTGCATCAACACTTGGTATTTTCTTTGAAAAAGAGCCGACAGAAAAACGTACTGCGTCTGCTGGTTGGTATAACACTGCGGCGTTTGAAAAAGCGGCTACGGCAGAAGGTTTATACGCTAAGCACATTAACGGCGATGCGTTTTCAAATGAGTTAAAAGAAAAAACGATTGAAACCATCAAACAAGACCTAGGTCAAGTTGACTTAGTAGTTTACTCTCTGGCCGCGCCTCGTCGCACCGATCCGGTAACTGGTGAAGTCCACGCATCAGCTCTAAAGCCTATTGGTAGTGGTTTTACGACCAAGAGTTTAAACACGTCTAAGCGTATTATTGAAGAAGTTGCGGTTGAACCAGCTAATGAAGAAGAAATCGCTGGCACCATTAAAGTAATGGGTGGTGAAGACTGGGAACTTTGGATGAACGCATTAAAAGATGCAGGCGTGTTAGCTGACGGTTGTAAAACAGTAGCGTATACCTACATTGGTAAGCAATTAACGTGGCCGTTATATGGTAAAGCGACGATTGGTCGTGCCAAAGAAGACTTAGACCGAGCTGCAAGCGAAATTCGTAGCGTAACCGCTGACCTGAACGGTGAAGCGTTTGTAACGTCATTAAATGCCGTGGTAACTCAAGCGAGCTCTGCGATTCCAATTATGCCATTGTACATCTCTGGTTTGTTTAAAGTGATGAAACAAGACGGTACGCATGAGAACCCGATTCAGCAAATTCAAGGTTTATTCCGTGACAATTTGTATAGTGCAAGTCGTGATCTAGATGAACACAACCGCATTATGCAAAACCTAAAAGAACTTGAAGACGATGTACAAAACCGTGTTCAGCAAATTTGGGATAGTGTTGATACTGATTCAATCGACGAATTAACCGACTATGTTGGTTATAATCATGAGTTTATGAAGTTATTTGGTTTTGAGGTGGATGGCGTAGATTATGACGCTGACGTGTCACCATTAGCACCAATTAATAACTTAGTGTAA
- a CDS encoding NADH:ubiquinone reductase (Na(+)-transporting) subunit D has translation MSDVSTKQVLTKPIVDNNPIALQVLGICSALAVTSSMANALVMSLAVILVTAFSNLFISIIRNHIPSSVRIIVQMAIIASLVIVVDQVLKAFSYQLSKELSVFVGLIITNCIVMGRAEAFAMKEKPVVSFMDGIGNGLGYGLILMLVAFFRELLGFGTVFGIEILPLIQNDGWYQANGLLVLPFSSFFIIGLIIWAIRQWKPEQVEKD, from the coding sequence ATGAGTGATGTATCAACAAAACAAGTGTTAACGAAACCTATCGTTGACAACAACCCAATTGCTTTACAAGTACTGGGTATTTGTTCTGCCCTAGCGGTAACCAGCTCAATGGCTAACGCTTTGGTAATGAGCCTTGCGGTAATTTTGGTAACAGCGTTCTCTAACTTGTTTATCTCTATTATTCGTAACCACATTCCATCAAGCGTACGTATTATCGTGCAAATGGCGATTATCGCGTCATTGGTAATCGTCGTTGACCAAGTTCTTAAAGCGTTCTCTTATCAGCTTTCTAAAGAACTATCGGTATTCGTTGGTCTAATCATTACCAACTGTATCGTAATGGGTCGTGCAGAAGCGTTTGCGATGAAAGAAAAGCCAGTGGTATCTTTCATGGATGGTATCGGTAACGGTTTAGGTTACGGTTTGATCCTAATGCTAGTTGCTTTCTTCCGTGAATTATTAGGTTTCGGTACCGTATTCGGTATTGAAATTCTTCCATTGATTCAAAACGATGGCTGGTATCAAGCTAATGGTCTTCTAGTACTACCATTTAGCTCATTCTTCATCATTGGTTTAATCATCTGGGCAATTCGCCAGTGGAAACCAGAGCAAGTTGAGAAGGACTAA